One region of Streptomyces subrutilus genomic DNA includes:
- the thrC gene encoding threonine synthase, which produces MAAQTVATSVDLGPATALSCRECGTRFELGPIFACAECFGPLEVAYDLPTGDPAALRAAIEAGPNNIWRYAPLLPVPADVASKPSLNPGFTKLVDAANLAKELGVTGKLYVKDDSGNPTHSFKDRVVAIAVEAARAFGFTTLSCSSTGNLAGAVGAAAARAGFRSCVFIPHDLEQGKVVMAGVYGGDLVGIEGNYDDVNRFCSELIGDPLGEGWGFVNVNLRPYYGEGSKTLAYEICEQLGWRLPDQIVIPIASGSQLTKIDKGLQELIRLGLVEDKPYKIFGAQAEGCSPVSSAFKAGHDVVRPQKPNTIAKSLAIGNPADGPYVLDIARRTGGFVEDVTDEQVVEAIKILAQTEGIFAETAGGVTVGVTKKLIENGQLDPALTTVVLNTGDGLKTLEAVAADSGQTATIRPSLDAFRAAGLV; this is translated from the coding sequence ATGGCTGCACAGACTGTTGCCACCTCTGTCGATCTCGGACCTGCCACCGCGCTTTCCTGTCGCGAGTGCGGTACCCGCTTCGAACTCGGACCGATCTTCGCGTGTGCCGAGTGCTTCGGACCTCTCGAAGTCGCCTACGACCTCCCCACCGGCGACCCGGCCGCCCTGCGCGCGGCGATCGAGGCCGGCCCGAACAACATCTGGCGCTACGCGCCGCTCCTGCCGGTCCCCGCGGACGTGGCCTCCAAGCCCAGCCTGAACCCGGGCTTCACCAAGCTCGTGGACGCGGCCAACCTGGCCAAGGAGCTCGGCGTCACCGGCAAGCTCTACGTCAAGGACGACTCCGGCAACCCGACGCACTCCTTCAAGGACCGCGTCGTGGCCATCGCCGTCGAGGCGGCCCGCGCCTTCGGCTTCACCACCCTGTCCTGCTCCTCCACCGGCAACCTGGCCGGCGCCGTCGGCGCCGCAGCCGCCCGGGCCGGCTTCCGCTCCTGCGTGTTCATCCCGCACGACCTGGAGCAGGGCAAGGTCGTCATGGCCGGTGTCTACGGCGGCGACCTCGTCGGCATCGAGGGCAACTACGACGACGTGAACCGCTTCTGCTCCGAGCTCATCGGCGACCCGCTGGGCGAGGGCTGGGGCTTCGTCAACGTCAACCTGCGCCCCTACTACGGCGAGGGCTCCAAGACCCTGGCGTACGAGATCTGCGAGCAGCTCGGCTGGCGGCTGCCCGACCAGATCGTGATCCCGATCGCGTCCGGCTCGCAGCTGACGAAGATCGACAAGGGTCTGCAGGAGCTGATCAGGCTCGGCCTCGTCGAGGACAAGCCGTACAAGATCTTCGGCGCCCAGGCCGAGGGCTGCTCCCCGGTCTCCTCCGCCTTCAAGGCCGGCCACGACGTGGTCCGCCCGCAGAAGCCGAACACCATCGCCAAGTCGCTGGCCATCGGCAACCCGGCGGACGGCCCGTACGTCCTGGACATCGCGCGGCGCACCGGCGGCTTCGTCGAGGACGTCACCGACGAGCAGGTCGTCGAGGCCATCAAGATCCTCGCGCAGACCGAGGGCATCTTCGCCGAGACCGCGGGCGGCGTGACCGTCGGCGTCACGAAGAAGCTCATCGAGAACGGGCAGCTCGACCCGGCGCTGACCACCGTCGTCCTCAACACCGGAGACGGCCTCAAGACCCTGGAGGCGGTCGCCGCGGACAGCGGCCAGACCGCCACCATCCGCCCGAGCCTGGACGCGTTCCGCGCCGCCGGCCTGGTCTGA
- a CDS encoding MoaD/ThiS family protein has product MSVNVRIPTILRTYTGGQAEVPAEGATLAEVIESLEKNHPGIAARVLDDQGKLRRFVNVYVNDDDVRFEGGLQAATPDGAGVSIIPAVAGG; this is encoded by the coding sequence ATGAGCGTCAACGTCCGCATCCCCACCATCCTGCGCACCTACACCGGCGGTCAGGCCGAGGTCCCGGCCGAGGGGGCCACCCTGGCCGAGGTCATCGAGTCCCTGGAGAAGAACCACCCGGGCATCGCCGCGCGCGTCCTGGACGACCAGGGCAAGCTGCGCCGCTTCGTCAACGTCTACGTGAACGACGACGACGTGCGCTTCGAGGGCGGGCTGCAGGCGGCGACGCCGGACGGCGCGGGCGTTTCGATCATCCCGGCCGTCGCCGGAGGCTGA
- a CDS encoding cold-shock protein — protein MAQGTVKWFNAEKGYGFIAVDGGADVFVHYSAIQMDGYRTLEEGQRVEFEISQGQKGPQADMVKLALG, from the coding sequence ATGGCTCAGGGCACCGTCAAGTGGTTCAACGCGGAGAAGGGCTACGGCTTCATCGCGGTCGACGGTGGTGCGGATGTGTTCGTCCACTACAGCGCCATCCAGATGGACGGGTACCGCACCCTTGAAGAGGGTCAGCGGGTCGAGTTCGAGATCTCGCAGGGCCAGAAGGGTCCGCAGGCGGACATGGTCAAGCTCGCACTCGGATAG
- the groL gene encoding chaperonin GroEL (60 kDa chaperone family; promotes refolding of misfolded polypeptides especially under stressful conditions; forms two stacked rings of heptamers to form a barrel-shaped 14mer; ends can be capped by GroES; misfolded proteins enter the barrel where they are refolded when GroES binds) — protein MAKIIAFDEEARRGLERGMNQLADAVKVTLGPKGRNVVLEKKWGAPTITNDGVSIAKEIELEDPYEKIGAELVKEVAKKTDDVAGDGTTTATVLAQALVREGLRNVAAGANPMALKRGIEKAVEAVSGALLEQAKDVETKEQIASTASISAADTQIGELIAEAMDKVGKEGVITVEESQTFGLELELTEGMRFDKGYISAYFATDMERMEASLDDPYILIVNSKIGSVKDLLPLLEKVMQSGKPLLIIAEDVEGEALSTLVVNKIRGTFKSVAVKAPGFGDRRKAMLGDIAILTGGTVISEEVGLKLENAGLDLLGRARKVVITKDETTIVDGAGDSDQVQGRVNQIRAEIENSDSDYDREKLQERLAKLAGGVAVIKAGAATEVELKERKHRIEDAVRNAKAAVEEGIVAGGGVALLQASAVFEKLELTGDEATGANAVRLALEAPLKQIAVNGGLEGGVVVEKVRNLQIGWGLNAATGEYVDMIAEGIIDPAKVTRSALQNAASIAALFLTTEAVIADKPEKAGAPAGGGMPGGDMDF, from the coding sequence ATGGCCAAGATCATTGCGTTCGACGAGGAGGCCCGGCGCGGTCTCGAGCGTGGGATGAACCAGCTCGCCGACGCCGTCAAGGTCACCCTTGGCCCCAAGGGTCGCAACGTCGTCCTTGAGAAGAAGTGGGGCGCCCCCACGATCACCAACGATGGTGTCTCCATCGCCAAGGAGATCGAGCTCGAGGACCCGTACGAGAAGATCGGCGCCGAGCTGGTCAAGGAAGTCGCCAAGAAGACGGACGACGTCGCCGGCGACGGTACGACCACCGCCACCGTGCTCGCCCAGGCGCTCGTCCGCGAGGGCCTGCGCAACGTGGCCGCCGGCGCCAACCCGATGGCCCTCAAGCGTGGCATCGAGAAGGCCGTCGAGGCCGTCTCGGGCGCCCTGCTCGAGCAGGCGAAGGATGTCGAGACCAAGGAGCAGATCGCTTCCACGGCCTCCATCTCCGCCGCTGACACCCAGATCGGCGAGCTCATCGCCGAGGCCATGGACAAGGTCGGCAAGGAAGGCGTCATCACCGTCGAGGAGTCGCAGACCTTCGGTCTCGAGCTCGAGCTCACCGAGGGCATGCGCTTCGACAAGGGCTACATCTCGGCGTACTTCGCCACCGACATGGAGCGTATGGAGGCGTCGCTCGACGACCCGTACATCCTGATCGTCAACTCCAAGATCGGCTCGGTCAAGGACCTGCTGCCGCTCCTGGAGAAGGTCATGCAGTCCGGCAAGCCGCTGCTGATCATCGCCGAGGACGTCGAGGGCGAGGCCCTGTCGACCCTGGTCGTCAACAAGATCCGCGGCACCTTCAAGTCCGTCGCCGTCAAGGCCCCGGGCTTCGGCGACCGCCGCAAGGCCATGCTCGGCGACATCGCCATCCTCACCGGTGGCACGGTCATCTCCGAGGAGGTCGGCCTCAAGCTGGAGAACGCCGGTCTCGACCTGCTCGGCCGCGCCCGCAAGGTCGTCATCACCAAGGACGAGACCACGATCGTCGACGGTGCCGGTGACAGCGACCAGGTCCAGGGTCGCGTGAACCAGATCCGCGCCGAGATCGAGAACTCCGACTCGGACTACGACCGCGAGAAGCTCCAGGAGCGCCTCGCGAAGCTGGCCGGCGGCGTGGCCGTCATCAAGGCCGGCGCCGCGACCGAGGTCGAGCTCAAGGAGCGCAAGCACCGCATCGAGGACGCCGTTCGCAACGCGAAGGCGGCCGTCGAGGAGGGCATCGTCGCCGGTGGTGGCGTGGCCCTGCTCCAGGCCTCCGCGGTGTTCGAGAAGCTCGAGCTCACGGGTGACGAGGCGACCGGCGCCAACGCCGTGCGTCTGGCCCTGGAGGCCCCGCTGAAGCAGATCGCCGTCAACGGTGGTCTCGAGGGTGGCGTCGTCGTGGAGAAGGTGCGCAACCTGCAGATCGGCTGGGGCCTGAACGCCGCGACCGGCGAGTACGTGGACATGATCGCCGAGGGCATCATCGACCCGGCGAAGGTCACGCGCTCCGCGCTGCAGAACGCCGCGTCGATCGCCGCGCTGTTCCTGACCACCGAGGCCGTCATCGCCGACAAGCCCGAGAAGGCCGGTGCCCCCGCGGGCGGCGGCATGCCGGGTGGTGACATGGACTTCTGA
- a CDS encoding GNAT family N-acetyltransferase produces MNDNGVEITTGGPDAGLDERLSKELDAFNQAATPGHEQSEFTVRITDADGALVAGLSGWSWGDRAGIGMTWVREDSRGGGWGGRLLAAAEAEARRRGCASILVSSFTFQAPAFYARHGYVETARVPGFPGGHEDVYFLKRL; encoded by the coding sequence ATGAACGACAACGGGGTGGAGATCACCACTGGCGGTCCGGACGCCGGACTCGACGAGCGGCTGAGCAAGGAACTGGACGCCTTCAACCAGGCGGCGACGCCGGGGCACGAGCAGTCCGAGTTCACCGTGCGGATCACGGACGCGGACGGCGCGCTCGTCGCCGGACTCAGCGGCTGGAGCTGGGGCGACCGGGCGGGCATCGGCATGACCTGGGTACGGGAGGACAGCCGGGGCGGCGGCTGGGGCGGCAGGCTGCTGGCCGCGGCGGAGGCGGAGGCGCGCCGCCGGGGCTGCGCGAGCATCCTGGTCTCCTCCTTCACCTTCCAGGCGCCGGCCTTCTACGCCCGGCACGGCTATGTGGAGACGGCCCGCGTCCCGGGCTTCCCGGGCGGCCACGAGGACGTGTACTTCCTCAAGCGCCTCTGA
- a CDS encoding phosphoribosylanthranilate isomerase encodes MTEPFIKICGLRTAHDVDVAVGAGAHAVGFVFAPGSPRTVDAAAARELAARVPAGVLTVGVYRGQPVGEVRRLTEESGVRAVQLHGDEGPEYYEELRAAGRTLVRATAAHVARCGELGEDLLLLDAPDPGSGKPWNWGSAEFTPPEGRWLLAGGLTPANVREALEATGAWGVDVSSGVERERGVKSPELIRAFIDAARGTPTTPR; translated from the coding sequence ATGACGGAACCGTTTATCAAGATCTGCGGGCTGCGGACCGCGCACGACGTCGACGTGGCCGTCGGCGCCGGGGCCCACGCCGTCGGGTTCGTCTTCGCCCCCGGCAGCCCCCGCACCGTGGACGCCGCCGCCGCACGCGAGCTGGCCGCCCGGGTGCCGGCCGGAGTGCTCACCGTCGGGGTGTACCGCGGGCAGCCGGTCGGCGAGGTCCGGCGGCTCACCGAGGAGAGCGGCGTGCGCGCCGTACAGCTCCACGGGGACGAGGGGCCGGAGTACTACGAGGAACTGCGCGCCGCCGGGCGGACGCTGGTCCGGGCCACCGCCGCGCACGTCGCGCGCTGCGGGGAGCTGGGCGAGGACCTGCTGCTGCTCGACGCCCCCGACCCGGGCTCCGGCAAGCCGTGGAACTGGGGCTCCGCCGAGTTCACCCCGCCCGAGGGCCGCTGGCTGCTCGCGGGCGGGCTCACCCCCGCCAACGTCCGGGAGGCCCTGGAGGCCACCGGGGCCTGGGGCGTGGACGTCTCCAGCGGGGTGGAGCGGGAGCGCGGGGTGAAGTCCCCCGAGCTGATCCGCGCCTTCATCGACGCGGCACGCGGAACACCCACCACCCCTCGCTGA
- a CDS encoding beta-glucanase, which translates to MVTDTLAWLRRLTRRLAPGGGDDRGPVLPAPRRTPVFTADFSSATQWIAGRSWAYPDGGPTNPRDNKLDHLVADPAYSRGGVFRATPRPDGNWDTGLLTTEGSDEGFALRTGDVLEARVKLPVEVGAWPAIWTWRDGGQEIDVFEYHPDNPDLLEFSNHVRQGHRYHRDPSVRPGSWVDLKVEFGGNSVVWWVNGARVYADHKGVGRSWWAYLIVNLSVSAGRYHPAPGPDVTEMSYEVSGLRVFRR; encoded by the coding sequence ATGGTCACGGACACGCTCGCATGGCTGCGGCGCCTGACGCGCCGCCTCGCCCCGGGCGGTGGGGACGACCGCGGACCGGTACTGCCCGCGCCCCGCCGCACGCCCGTCTTCACCGCCGACTTCTCCTCCGCCACCCAGTGGATCGCGGGCCGCTCCTGGGCCTATCCCGACGGCGGCCCCACCAACCCGCGCGACAACAAACTCGACCACCTCGTCGCCGACCCCGCCTACAGCCGCGGCGGCGTCTTCCGGGCGACGCCCCGCCCCGACGGCAACTGGGACACCGGCCTGCTCACCACCGAGGGCAGCGACGAGGGTTTCGCCCTGCGCACCGGCGACGTGCTGGAGGCGCGGGTCAAACTCCCCGTGGAGGTGGGGGCCTGGCCCGCGATCTGGACCTGGCGGGACGGCGGCCAGGAGATCGACGTCTTCGAGTACCACCCCGACAACCCCGACCTGCTGGAGTTCTCCAACCACGTCCGGCAGGGCCACCGCTACCACCGCGACCCGTCGGTCCGGCCCGGGTCCTGGGTCGACCTCAAGGTCGAGTTCGGCGGGAACTCGGTCGTCTGGTGGGTCAACGGCGCCCGCGTCTACGCCGACCACAAGGGCGTGGGCCGGTCCTGGTGGGCGTACCTGATCGTGAACCTCTCCGTATCGGCGGGCCGCTACCACCCGGCGCCCGGCCCGGACGTGACGGAGATGTCGTACGAGGTCTCCGGGCTGAGGGTGTTCCGGCGCTAG
- a CDS encoding helix-turn-helix domain-containing protein, which translates to MPGKNLDPSSSPRAMLGAELRAARERVGFSQAELGEPLFVSGSYVGQMEAGTRRIPLELAKPIDELLKTDGVRRVKRAALPHPGPQH; encoded by the coding sequence ATGCCAGGAAAGAACCTCGACCCGTCCTCCTCACCCCGCGCCATGCTCGGCGCCGAACTCCGCGCCGCCCGCGAACGGGTCGGCTTCAGTCAGGCGGAGCTCGGCGAACCGCTCTTCGTGAGCGGGTCGTACGTCGGGCAGATGGAAGCCGGCACCCGCCGCATCCCGCTCGAACTCGCCAAGCCGATAGACGAGCTCCTCAAGACCGACGGAGTTCGCCGAGTGAAGCGCGCGGCCCTGCCCCACCCCGGGCCACAGCACTAG
- a CDS encoding GNAT family N-acetyltransferase translates to MIDPLAPVVPPGSLRTLPQPEFALSGGMRLRPWTPSDAPALAEACLDPEIRHWNRPGQLTEPEAVDRIARWEARRQAEAAVVWAIAPATGDPAADCAVATKAGYPLECTMRGALLHADGWHDEHLHARLRTDAPAHEAAVTPPG, encoded by the coding sequence ATGATCGACCCCCTGGCCCCCGTGGTCCCGCCGGGCAGCCTCCGTACCTTGCCCCAGCCCGAGTTCGCCCTCTCCGGCGGGATGCGGCTGCGCCCCTGGACCCCGTCCGACGCACCCGCGCTGGCCGAAGCCTGCCTGGACCCGGAGATCCGGCACTGGAACCGACCCGGCCAGCTCACCGAGCCCGAGGCCGTGGACCGCATCGCCCGCTGGGAGGCACGCCGCCAGGCCGAGGCCGCGGTGGTCTGGGCGATCGCACCCGCCACAGGCGACCCGGCAGCCGACTGCGCCGTTGCCACGAAGGCGGGCTACCCCCTGGAGTGCACCATGCGCGGCGCCCTCCTCCACGCGGACGGCTGGCACGACGAACACCTCCACGCCCGCCTGCGCACCGACGCCCCAGCGCACGAGGCGGCAGTCACCCCGCCGGGGTAG